In one window of Sardina pilchardus chromosome 23, fSarPil1.1, whole genome shotgun sequence DNA:
- the ramp1 gene encoding receptor activity-modifying protein 1: MAQECTTLPSKCALLLLVTAYQVLSSSACHPHYDYIISELCLTKFSYEMQELDQKLWCSWDDTVELYGSLTNCTFQIALSVGCFWPNQKVDEFFINVHRDYFKDCALTGRLPHDPPNHILGPFIAVPVLITLLMTALVVWRSKRSQGVM, translated from the exons ATGGCTCAGGAATGCACGACATTGCCTTCTAAGTGTGCTCTTCTTCTTTTGGTCACAG ccTACCAGGTCCTGTCCAGCAGCGCCTGCCATCCCCACTATGACTACATCATCTCGGAGCTCTGTCTGACCAAGTTCTCCTACGAGATGCAGGAGCTGGATCAAAAGCTCTGGTGCAGCTGGGACGACACTGTGGA GCTGTACGGCTCCCTGACCAACTGCACGTTCCAGATAGCCTTGTCCGTGGGCTGCTTCTGGCCCAACCAGAAGGTGGACGAGTTCTTCATCAACGTCCACCGGGACTACTTCAAGGACTGCGCCCTGACCGGCCGGCTGCCCCACGACCCGCCCAATCACATCCTGGGCCCCTTCATCGCCGTGCCCGTGCTCATCACCTTGCTCATGACTGCCCTGGTGGTGTGGAGGAGTAAACGCAGCCAGGGTGTCATGTAG